In Nicotiana tabacum cultivar K326 chromosome 11, ASM71507v2, whole genome shotgun sequence, a single window of DNA contains:
- the LOC107801639 gene encoding putative WRKY transcription factor 41, translating into MGEENCWEREVVITELTKGRELMCQLQKHFDPMKQDVCQYLSVEILSSYDKALSLLNGTALSGMNKGKQISNPAPSSSTGKLESLHLLADASTKSSDRPCNSRKRKMVSRRTEYVRARSGEEVPPEDGYIWRKYGHKYILGAKHPREYYRCARRRLSSCTATKMVQRSDTEATVFEVIYGGSHSCGQESKLQQNGELVAALTKETQCDEAGRRGEISESYFTEMVSTPNTSFNNSSTGIVNSNSILNMTNSDIMTTPTSAHAEGNSSAEDLWTTFFSTLK; encoded by the exons ATGGGAGAGGAGAATTGTTGGGAGAGAGAGGTAGTGATAACTGAGCTAACTAAGGGGAGGGAATTGATGTGTCAGCTGCAAAAGCATTTTGATCCAATGAAACAGGATGTATGCCAGTATTTATCTGTGGAAATACTTTCTTCCTATGATAAAGCTCTGTCCCTCTTAAATGGCACAGCTTTATCTGGGATGAATAAAGGTAAACAGATTAGTAATCCAGCACCATCTTCATCAACTGGCAAGCTGGAATCTCTGCATCTTCTGGCTGATGCTAGCACAAAGAGTTCTGACCGTCCCTGCAACTCCAGGAAGAG GAAGATGGTGTCGCGAAGGACAGAGTACGTACGTGCTCGATCTGGAGAAGAGGTTCCACCTGAGGATGGATACATTTGGAGGAAATATGGACACAAATATATTTTAGGGGCAAAACATCCCAG AGAATACTATCGATGTGCTCGTCGTCGTTTATCTAGTTGTACGGCTACTAAGATGGTCCAGCGAAGTGATACAGAGGCAACAGTTTTTGAAGTTATTTATGGAGGAAGTCACAGTTGTGGTCAAGAAAGCAAACTGCAGCAAAATGGAGAATTAGTTGCTGCACTAACAAAAGAAACACAATGTGATGAAGCTGGAAGAAGAGGGGAAATATCTGAATCCTATTTCACTGAGATGGTTTCAACCCCAAATACTTCATTCAACAATTCCTCAACAGGGATAGTAAACTCCAATTCAATCCTCAACATGACTAATTCTGATATCATGACAACACCAACTTCAGCACATGCAGAGGGGAATTCCTCAGCTGAGGATCTTTGGACTACATTTTTTTCTACCTTGAAATGA